In one Gammaproteobacteria bacterium genomic region, the following are encoded:
- a CDS encoding VWA domain-containing protein: MNLAQLNSLHWQQPWWLLAIPILWIIICLWWFNHLPKSLWREWVSPELQKHVLKGNSSNNQRWPLYMLLFASFVISAALAGPAWVKLPQPVYQNRAALVVVLDLSRSMLAQDVKPSRLIRAKMKLTDLLRQRREGQTALLVYAAQSYAVTPLTTDTATILAHLETLDPSIMPAQGSRPDLALQQAINLLHNSGIQQGQVLLITDGIEHDIDDSIAAVRAAGHRMSILGIGTEDGAPIPDIGGGFLRERNGGIIVARLNSDNLKSLARAGDGSYHALTLDDSDLNHVLSDARLPDEKNSTKIDRQVDRWRDEGPWLLWLVLPLALFAFRRGALTLCLLACLLLPTPDSYAAEMSDWKNIFRNQDQRALNAYQAQQYQDAAKTFNDKNWQGSAYYRAGDYQQAQQAWSQHDTADSWYNQGNAWVKLGELEKARSAYKKALQHDPKHTDAKYNFALLDQEQNKSDSPSSDSSDQSQESDDQNQSGDKGESSQDQSDSSSNKSQNQSNNQSPDQSKDKTDQQKSDSSDQQNKNSKDANEKAKQDAANAQDMPRANEPPKPEKDNSAAEQSPAQQQETNKKPNAMGSNDESNSEQEKNMEQWLQRVPDDPGGLLRRKFLYQYKQRDEDTTEAQQW, from the coding sequence ATGAACTTAGCGCAATTAAACAGTTTGCATTGGCAACAGCCATGGTGGCTGCTTGCGATACCTATTTTATGGATCATCATTTGTTTGTGGTGGTTCAATCATTTACCCAAAAGCTTATGGCGTGAATGGGTGTCGCCCGAATTACAAAAACATGTATTAAAAGGCAACAGTAGCAATAATCAACGCTGGCCTTTATATATGTTGTTATTTGCAAGCTTCGTAATTTCTGCGGCACTTGCAGGTCCAGCGTGGGTGAAATTACCGCAACCGGTTTACCAAAATCGCGCAGCCTTGGTCGTCGTATTAGACTTATCACGTTCAATGCTGGCGCAAGACGTAAAACCTTCACGTTTAATTCGCGCAAAAATGAAACTCACCGATTTATTGCGTCAACGTCGTGAAGGTCAAACGGCTTTGTTAGTGTATGCCGCCCAAAGTTATGCAGTAACACCGCTGACGACGGATACGGCTACCATCTTGGCGCATTTAGAAACTTTAGATCCAAGCATCATGCCGGCACAAGGCAGTCGACCCGATCTTGCGCTTCAACAAGCGATAAACTTATTACACAACAGCGGCATACAACAGGGTCAAGTCTTACTTATCACCGATGGCATTGAACACGATATCGATGACAGTATTGCCGCAGTACGTGCAGCGGGACATCGTATGTCTATACTCGGTATCGGCACTGAAGATGGTGCGCCTATTCCTGATATCGGCGGTGGCTTTTTAAGAGAACGCAATGGCGGTATTATTGTTGCGCGTTTAAACAGCGACAATTTAAAATCTCTAGCTCGCGCAGGTGATGGTTCTTATCACGCGCTGACGCTAGACGATAGCGATCTTAATCACGTATTAAGCGATGCGCGTTTACCTGATGAAAAAAATTCAACAAAAATTGATCGTCAAGTCGATCGCTGGCGTGATGAAGGTCCCTGGTTATTGTGGTTAGTGTTGCCGCTGGCTTTATTTGCATTTCGACGTGGCGCTTTAACTTTATGTTTGCTGGCATGTTTGTTATTGCCTACACCTGACAGCTATGCGGCAGAAATGTCTGATTGGAAAAATATTTTCCGCAATCAAGATCAACGCGCGCTTAATGCTTATCAAGCACAACAATATCAAGACGCAGCAAAAACGTTTAATGATAAAAATTGGCAAGGCAGCGCTTATTATCGCGCAGGTGATTACCAACAAGCGCAACAAGCGTGGTCGCAACACGACACTGCCGATAGCTGGTACAACCAAGGCAATGCTTGGGTAAAATTAGGTGAGCTTGAAAAAGCGCGCAGCGCTTACAAAAAAGCATTGCAACATGACCCCAAACACACAGACGCTAAATATAATTTTGCGCTATTAGATCAAGAACAAAACAAATCAGACTCACCTTCTTCTGACTCATCAGATCAGTCACAAGAGAGTGATGATCAAAACCAATCCGGTGATAAAGGTGAATCATCGCAAGATCAATCTGACTCATCCAGTAATAAATCTCAAAATCAATCCAACAATCAATCACCAGATCAATCTAAAGATAAAACTGATCAACAAAAATCGGATTCATCAGACCAGCAAAACAAAAACTCTAAAGATGCTAATGAAAAGGCCAAACAAGATGCGGCTAATGCGCAAGACATGCCGCGCGCTAATGAACCACCCAAGCCTGAAAAAGATAATTCTGCCGCTGAACAGAGCCCAGCACAGCAGCAAGAAACTAACAAAAAACCCAACGCTATGGGTAGCAATGATGAATCTAACAGCGAACAAGAAAAAAATATGGAACAATGGCTGCAACGTGTGCCTGATGATCCAGGCGGTTTGTTACGACGTAAATTTTTATATCAATATAAACAACGTGATGAAGATACAACGGAAGCACAGCAATGGTGA
- a CDS encoding ABC transporter permease has translation MNPQEQFVAFQTIFYKEIKRFLRIWSQTILPPVITTVLYFLIFGTLIGGRIGEIEGFSYMQYIVPGLIMMSVITNSYSNVVSSFYGAKFAKAIEEMLVSPMPNYIIVAGYVAGGVARGLCVGFVVTVVALFFTDLHLEHIVLTMSIVLLTSILFSLAGLLNGLFANSFDEVNIIPTFVLTPLTYLGGVFYSVNMLPDFWRNVSFANPILYMVNGFRYGILGVSDIDPALSLVIISIVVVGFFCLAMWCLNRGKGIRH, from the coding sequence ATGAATCCACAAGAACAATTTGTTGCATTCCAGACAATCTTTTATAAAGAAATAAAACGGTTTCTGCGTATCTGGTCGCAAACTATTTTGCCGCCTGTTATTACCACGGTGTTATATTTTTTAATTTTTGGCACTTTGATCGGTGGACGCATTGGCGAAATCGAAGGTTTTAGTTACATGCAATACATCGTGCCTGGTTTAATTATGATGTCAGTGATTACTAATTCTTATTCGAATGTCGTTTCGTCATTTTATGGCGCTAAGTTTGCCAAAGCGATTGAAGAAATGCTGGTGTCGCCTATGCCTAATTACATCATCGTGGCGGGTTATGTAGCGGGCGGTGTTGCGCGTGGTCTGTGTGTGGGATTTGTCGTGACCGTGGTGGCTTTGTTTTTCACAGATTTACATCTTGAGCATATCGTATTAACCATGAGCATTGTTTTGCTGACTTCCATTTTGTTTTCACTGGCGGGTTTATTAAATGGTTTATTCGCAAATAGTTTTGATGAAGTAAATATTATTCCGACCTTTGTATTGACCCCGCTCACTTACTTGGGCGGCGTTTTTTATTCAGTCAATATGCTGCCGGATTTTTGGCGCAATGTGTCTTTTGCTAATCCGATTTTATATATGGTGAATGGCTTTCGTTACGGCATTCTGGGCGTTTCGGATATCGATCCTGCATTGTCCTTAGTCATTATCAGCATCGTTGTAGTAGGTTTTTTCTGTTTGGCCATGTGGTGTTTGAATCGTGGTAAAGGCATTCGTCACTAA
- a CDS encoding DUF58 domain-containing protein, protein MQTSIQLDTDGITSIHATQLIQAADHVRYWHRQPLRASASQNGAYLSRIKGRGMEFEESRPYQPGDDVRALDWKVMARSGRAHTKVFREEREQPILLWVDLRDNMHFATRRRFKSVAAAELAAMLAWATHFQGDRLGALLFNNHQHMEIKPRAGRSAVLQFINRLVALDNEPITNMHHSNGDNISNALRRLQNVAPTGSRIYLLSDFYEFNAQHKPLLARLCAHADVTAIQILDPIERGELPAGRYRVTDGNRQAEFVSASEKVLAPYQNIAALSKQLGLSFLQISTEDDAAQMLRPFWQGYR, encoded by the coding sequence ATGCAAACTTCTATTCAATTAGACACGGATGGCATTACCAGCATTCATGCGACGCAGCTGATTCAAGCGGCTGACCATGTACGTTATTGGCATCGGCAACCGTTGCGCGCTAGCGCATCACAAAATGGCGCGTATCTGTCACGCATTAAAGGTCGCGGTATGGAGTTTGAAGAATCGCGGCCGTATCAACCCGGTGATGATGTACGCGCACTCGATTGGAAAGTGATGGCGCGCAGTGGCCGGGCGCACACCAAAGTGTTTCGCGAAGAACGCGAGCAACCGATACTGTTGTGGGTAGATTTGCGTGACAACATGCACTTTGCAACACGTCGCCGTTTTAAATCAGTTGCCGCTGCCGAATTAGCCGCAATGTTAGCGTGGGCTACGCATTTTCAAGGTGATCGTTTAGGCGCTTTGCTATTTAATAATCATCAACATATGGAAATAAAACCGCGTGCTGGACGCAGCGCAGTATTACAATTTATAAATCGCTTAGTTGCATTAGATAATGAACCCATCACCAACATGCACCACTCTAACGGCGATAACATTAGCAATGCACTACGACGCTTGCAAAATGTCGCGCCTACCGGCAGTCGTATTTATTTACTCAGCGATTTTTATGAATTTAATGCACAACACAAACCTTTATTAGCGCGTTTGTGCGCACATGCGGATGTCACCGCGATTCAAATATTAGATCCGATCGAACGCGGCGAATTACCCGCCGGTCGTTATCGTGTCACTGACGGTAATCGTCAAGCCGAATTTGTCAGCGCCTCGGAAAAAGTATTAGCGCCTTATCAAAATATTGCGGCGCTTAGCAAACAATTAGGCTTGAGCTTTTTACAAATCAGCACCGAAGATGATGCTGCGCAAATGTTAAGGCCTTTTTGGCAAGGTTATCGTTAA
- the corA gene encoding magnesium/cobalt transporter CorA: MLVNCVAYRDGFKLADISPEEISDYLDQPNTFVWVALADATDTELLQMQEEFDLHELAVEDARHGHQRAKIEEYGDSVFAVMQTVEVEESGELYVGEVDVFVGLNYVLSIRSRTHRGFSDVRARCEREPHLLKFGAGFVFYVLMDTVVDRYFPVLDGLEEELDSIEADIFNSGNARTNIEALYALKQKLTILKHATFPLMEAAGKLYGGRVPQVCMDTQEYFRDIYDHLYRINQSIDGIRDMLLTAIQVNLSLIALGESEVNKKLAAWAAIIGVPTMIAGIYGMNFNHMPELEWYWGYPLVMGIMISIDVYLFWRFKKVGWL, from the coding sequence ATGTTAGTCAACTGCGTTGCTTATCGTGATGGATTTAAATTGGCGGATATTTCGCCTGAAGAAATTAGCGATTATTTAGATCAACCGAATACCTTTGTTTGGGTTGCTTTAGCCGATGCAACGGACACTGAATTGTTGCAAATGCAGGAAGAATTCGACTTGCACGAATTGGCGGTAGAAGATGCGCGGCATGGACATCAACGTGCAAAAATTGAAGAGTACGGTGATTCTGTTTTCGCGGTAATGCAAACCGTAGAAGTAGAAGAAAGCGGTGAATTATATGTTGGCGAAGTTGATGTTTTTGTCGGCTTAAATTATGTGCTCTCCATTCGTAGTCGTACCCATAGAGGTTTTAGCGATGTGCGCGCACGCTGCGAACGCGAACCTCATTTGTTGAAATTTGGTGCCGGCTTTGTATTCTATGTATTAATGGATACTGTAGTGGATCGGTATTTCCCCGTGCTGGATGGTTTAGAAGAAGAACTTGATAGCATTGAAGCTGATATTTTTAATAGTGGTAATGCACGTACCAATATTGAAGCGTTATACGCCTTAAAACAAAAGCTCACGATTTTAAAACACGCGACCTTTCCGTTGATGGAAGCTGCTGGAAAATTATACGGTGGACGTGTGCCACAAGTGTGTATGGATACACAAGAATATTTCCGTGATATTTACGATCATTTATATCGTATCAATCAATCTATCGACGGTATTCGCGATATGTTGCTCACTGCGATTCAAGTCAACCTTTCATTAATCGCATTAGGTGAAAGTGAAGTTAATAAAAAATTAGCTGCATGGGCAGCGATTATTGGTGTTCCGACGATGATTGCAGGTATCTATGGCATGAACTTTAATCACATGCCGGAATTGGAGTGGTATTGGGGTTATCCTTTGGTAATGGGTATCATGATATCCATTGATGTGTATTTATTTTGGCGGTTTAAGAAAGTGGGGTGGTTGTAA
- a CDS encoding MoxR family ATPase: MSLHQQFQSLQQFVASEILGQELLVNRLLIAVLADGHLLVEGAPGLAKTRAIKTLSAGIEADFHRVQFTPDLLPADLTGTDIYRPQDGSFQFQAGPLFHNLLLADEINRAPAKVQSALLEAMGERQITVGAKTYPLPKLFLVMATQNPLEQEGTYPLPEAQLDRFLLHVRIGYPEASTERAILALARREAVSEISSVIKPRLSQANLLAARKAIMTVHMAENVEDYLLELVLATRTPDSYGADLANCLQYGASPRGTIALDRCARAHAWLAGRDYVTPDDIQQLAPDVLRHRIGISFEAEADGKTTDTIITQLLQRVPAP; this comes from the coding sequence ATGTCTTTGCATCAACAGTTTCAATCTTTGCAACAATTTGTCGCTTCCGAAATCTTAGGCCAAGAACTATTAGTTAATCGTTTGCTGATCGCGGTCTTAGCCGATGGCCATTTATTAGTCGAAGGTGCGCCCGGTTTAGCAAAAACACGCGCCATCAAAACCTTAAGCGCCGGCATTGAAGCCGATTTTCACCGTGTGCAATTTACCCCCGATTTGTTACCCGCCGATTTAACCGGCACCGATATTTACCGCCCGCAAGATGGCAGCTTTCAATTTCAAGCAGGACCTTTATTTCATAATTTATTACTCGCGGATGAAATTAATCGTGCACCCGCAAAAGTTCAATCCGCTTTACTCGAAGCCATGGGCGAACGCCAAATCACCGTCGGCGCTAAAACGTATCCATTACCGAAATTATTTTTAGTTATGGCAACCCAAAATCCATTAGAACAAGAAGGCACGTATCCTTTACCGGAAGCTCAATTAGATCGTTTTTTATTACATGTGCGCATTGGTTATCCAGAAGCAAGCACCGAACGCGCTATTTTAGCGTTAGCACGCCGCGAAGCTGTCAGCGAAATCAGCAGTGTCATTAAGCCACGTTTATCACAGGCCAATTTACTCGCCGCACGCAAAGCCATCATGACGGTGCATATGGCAGAAAATGTTGAAGACTATTTATTAGAACTGGTGTTAGCAACTCGCACTCCCGATAGTTACGGTGCTGATTTAGCAAACTGTTTGCAATATGGCGCAAGTCCACGTGGCACGATTGCTTTAGATCGTTGCGCACGTGCACATGCGTGGTTAGCTGGTCGTGATTACGTTACACCGGATGACATTCAACAATTAGCACCCGATGTTTTACGACATCGCATCGGGATTAGCTTCGAAGCAGAAGCGGATGGCAAAACCACGGATACTATTATTACGCAATTGTTACAACGCGTACCTGCGCCTTAA
- a CDS encoding VWA domain-containing protein — MLTIEWPWVFCLTPLPLLAYYLLPSQARNEQALKVPFFNALTNHQLLKTPARANWLLILATLAWLGLLSALARPMWIGDEIELPITGRDLLLAVDLSNSMSEEDFVLGNRTVPRLAAAKAVAADFIKRREGDRIGLILFGEQAYLQAPLTFDRLTVTQLLDEAALGLAGPSTAIGDAIGLGVKRLRAADVKDKVLILMTDGANTAGMLSPQKAAELAQQAGVTIYSVGIGSDSAMRQSLFGMVLQKTNTDIDEKTLTDIANTTGGRYFRARDTAELEKIYAIIDQLEPAAQNKTVYRPQDTLFRWPLLFALTCCALIMFIQLISGWVKR, encoded by the coding sequence ATGTTGACGATTGAATGGCCTTGGGTGTTTTGTTTAACCCCATTACCCTTATTAGCGTATTACTTATTACCTAGCCAAGCGCGCAATGAGCAAGCGTTAAAAGTTCCCTTTTTTAATGCGCTCACCAACCACCAACTACTTAAAACACCTGCGCGTGCAAATTGGTTATTAATTCTTGCAACACTGGCGTGGTTGGGTTTGTTAAGTGCTTTAGCACGCCCTATGTGGATTGGTGACGAAATTGAATTGCCGATTACGGGTCGTGATCTTTTGTTAGCGGTGGATTTATCTAACAGCATGTCTGAAGAAGATTTTGTCTTAGGTAATCGCACCGTGCCACGCTTAGCCGCCGCCAAAGCAGTGGCGGCCGATTTTATTAAACGTCGCGAAGGTGATCGCATCGGTTTAATTTTGTTTGGTGAACAAGCTTATTTGCAAGCACCGCTTACTTTTGATCGTCTCACCGTAACCCAACTACTCGATGAAGCCGCTTTAGGTTTAGCGGGTCCCAGCACCGCTATTGGTGATGCTATTGGATTAGGCGTAAAACGTTTACGCGCCGCAGATGTAAAAGATAAAGTGTTAATTTTAATGACCGATGGCGCTAACACGGCCGGCATGTTATCGCCACAAAAAGCCGCTGAACTTGCGCAACAAGCAGGCGTTACTATTTATAGTGTGGGCATTGGTTCCGATAGCGCTATGCGTCAATCATTGTTTGGCATGGTATTACAAAAAACCAATACTGATATAGATGAAAAAACTTTGACTGACATTGCTAACACTACGGGCGGCCGTTATTTTCGCGCACGCGATACGGCGGAGTTAGAAAAAATTTATGCCATTATCGATCAGTTAGAACCTGCCGCACAAAACAAAACCGTGTATCGACCTCAAGATACTTTATTTCGCTGGCCTTTATTATTTGCCCTCACCTGTTGCGCATTAATTATGTTCATACAATTAATCAGCGGCTGGGTAAAACGATGA
- a CDS encoding DUF4381 domain-containing protein: MNSTLAIRDIHTPTDVSFWPLAPVWWVLLILCALLIAYFIYKWWQRRHRLQALSLNDLRLQYAEHQDATRLVQQLSAWLRQQLMLRNATAAQLTNTAFAKALDAASGADLFKQADILQLAYQPNIRKEQAEHFLLLCEQWQQLVDSTAQHKKTKNKKNPNKHSNKHINKDQRHVDD; the protein is encoded by the coding sequence ATGAATTCAACTTTAGCGATTCGTGATATTCATACACCCACTGATGTTTCGTTTTGGCCGCTCGCACCTGTTTGGTGGGTATTATTAATTTTGTGCGCATTATTAATTGCCTATTTTATTTATAAATGGTGGCAACGCCGTCATCGCTTACAAGCTTTGTCGTTAAATGATTTACGCCTGCAATACGCTGAACATCAAGATGCTACCCGTTTAGTACAACAACTATCCGCCTGGCTGCGTCAGCAATTAATGCTTCGCAATGCTACCGCTGCGCAATTAACTAATACAGCTTTTGCAAAAGCCTTAGATGCAGCGAGTGGCGCTGATTTATTTAAGCAAGCGGATATTCTACAACTCGCGTATCAACCCAATATTCGCAAGGAGCAAGCAGAACACTTTTTATTACTGTGTGAACAATGGCAACAACTTGTAGACTCGACCGCACAGCATAAAAAAACTAAAAACAAAAAAAACCCAAACAAACACTCGAATAAACACATAAACAAGGATCAACGTCATGTTGACGATTGA
- a CDS encoding adenosine kinase: MSRYDVYGLGNALVDVEYQVTEIQLQALGVEKGVMTLVEQAQQQHIITQLTGKELKKGSGGSAANSIIAVSQFGGSAYYSCRVANDALGHFYVKDLQDAGVVTNIDSAKQNEGVTGTCLVFVTPDADRTMYTFLGASAEFSIAQLAPAAIRDAQYLYIEGYLVTGDSTRNAAIEARSIARAAQVKTAFSLSDPNMVKFFKAGLLDMMGGPVDLLFANEAEALGMADSVDINQAIVHLKTLAKQFVITRGKEGAVIYDGQQLLAIAPHTVKAVDTVGAGDMFAGAYLYGVTQGMSVQQAGDLAVRASAQLVTHFGPRMPSSEVQKILQAFNTH, encoded by the coding sequence ATGAGTCGTTATGATGTATATGGTTTAGGTAATGCATTGGTCGATGTGGAGTATCAAGTTACCGAAATTCAACTACAGGCATTAGGTGTTGAAAAAGGCGTGATGACACTGGTTGAGCAAGCGCAACAACAACATATTATTACGCAGCTGACCGGCAAAGAACTTAAAAAAGGCAGTGGGGGTTCCGCCGCAAATTCAATTATTGCCGTCAGCCAGTTTGGCGGCAGTGCATATTATTCTTGTCGTGTTGCCAATGATGCACTGGGACATTTTTATGTAAAAGATTTGCAAGACGCGGGTGTAGTAACCAATATTGATTCAGCAAAACAAAACGAAGGTGTCACTGGCACTTGTTTGGTTTTTGTAACGCCCGATGCGGATCGTACTATGTATACTTTCTTAGGAGCTTCTGCAGAGTTTTCAATTGCACAATTAGCGCCGGCTGCGATTCGTGACGCGCAATATCTATATATAGAAGGTTATCTGGTGACAGGTGACAGCACGCGTAACGCGGCGATCGAAGCGCGTAGCATTGCGCGAGCAGCACAAGTTAAAACCGCGTTTTCTTTATCTGATCCCAACATGGTGAAATTTTTCAAAGCAGGTCTGCTCGATATGATGGGCGGCCCAGTGGATTTATTGTTTGCCAACGAAGCAGAAGCTTTAGGCATGGCTGACAGCGTCGATATTAATCAAGCGATCGTGCATTTAAAAACGCTCGCTAAACAATTTGTGATTACGCGCGGTAAAGAGGGCGCCGTCATTTACGATGGCCAACAATTGCTTGCGATTGCACCGCACACCGTTAAAGCGGTTGATACTGTAGGTGCGGGCGATATGTTTGCAGGCGCGTATTTATATGGTGTAACACAAGGCATGAGCGTGCAACAAGCGGGCGATTTAGCAGTGCGTGCCTCTGCACAATTAGTCACTCATTTTGGACCGCGCATGCCAAGCAGTGAAGTGCAAAAAATCTTGCAAGCGTTTAACACCCATTAA
- a CDS encoding ABC transporter ATP-binding protein → MTLALSISGLKKTYGNQFEALKGIDLEIPQGDFFALLGPNGAGKSTTIGIITSLVNKTAGKVSVFGHDIDSEPSLAKKMIGLVPQEFNFNMFEKPIDIVLNQAGYYGLSRSVAREHAEYYLKELSLWDKRNGPARFLSGGMKRRLMIARALVHQPKLLILDEPTAGVDIELRRSMWDFLTRINKQGTTIILTTHYLEEAENLCRNVAIIDHGLLVENTSVRNLLGKLNAETFVLYTREAITQLPSIAGFVLQQVDETTLEVEINKQQDLNTVFAALSVAGIHIASMRNKTNRLEELFLRLTSDTKPKMSLAS, encoded by the coding sequence ATGACCTTGGCATTAAGTATCAGCGGTTTGAAAAAAACCTATGGCAATCAGTTTGAAGCACTAAAAGGCATCGACTTAGAAATTCCACAAGGTGATTTTTTTGCACTGCTGGGCCCTAATGGCGCGGGCAAATCCACCACCATCGGCATTATTACTTCATTAGTAAACAAAACCGCCGGCAAAGTTAGCGTGTTTGGTCATGATATTGACAGTGAACCATCACTAGCAAAAAAAATGATTGGGCTGGTGCCACAAGAATTTAATTTTAATATGTTTGAGAAGCCGATTGATATTGTGCTGAATCAAGCCGGTTATTACGGCTTATCGCGCTCTGTCGCTCGCGAACATGCGGAATATTATTTAAAAGAATTAAGTTTGTGGGATAAACGCAATGGCCCCGCCCGTTTTTTATCCGGTGGTATGAAGCGGCGTTTAATGATTGCGCGGGCTTTAGTGCATCAACCTAAATTATTAATTTTGGACGAGCCTACGGCGGGTGTTGATATTGAACTGCGGCGCAGCATGTGGGATTTTTTGACGCGCATTAATAAACAAGGCACCACTATTATTTTGACGACGCATTATTTAGAAGAAGCAGAAAATTTATGCCGCAATGTCGCCATTATTGATCACGGCCTGTTGGTAGAAAATACTAGCGTGAGGAATTTATTAGGTAAATTAAATGCAGAAACATTTGTGTTGTATACCCGTGAAGCGATAACCCAACTGCCGTCTATTGCAGGGTTTGTGTTACAGCAAGTCGATGAAACCACTTTAGAAGTCGAAATTAACAAACAACAAGATTTAAACACGGTATTTGCGGCGCTATCAGTCGCCGGTATTCATATCGCGAGCATGCGCAATAAAACCAATCGACTTGAAGAATTATTTCTACGATTAACCAGCGATACAAAACCTAAAATGAGCTTGGCATCATGA
- a CDS encoding protein BatD has product MVRYTVKYLLGFILLLATLAQAAEINVSADRDELYASEAFQLIFEVKGAASGKPDFSPLKKYFDILATGQSSSFQWINGETTQTKTYNLTVLAGRTGSITVPAITFGNDKSPSITLNIQAGASKAAPNAGFVDPNSNAQSNNVTTASNVFLEASVDNKNPYVQQQVLYTLRVFRATTINGQLTNPIANDTLVQYLGNDKEYEQLRNNTRYLVTERRFVLFPQSTGTIEIPPVTLTGQMVAVRQRSAYFDPFGQSTQAIRLSSNAIKLNVLAALANQNPWLPAEKISLDEHWSIDPPIFKVGEPITRTITLNARGLMAAQLPSLTSVLSDDFKTYPDQAKLNNKNRDNGVTGTRTESLALVPLTAGEFTLPAISVTWWNSSSKQTETSTIPARTIVVAAAANAINNDATPIAATPTPVKNTDQRWKIASIAFAVLWLVTIIGFYRFYWARRSTAQQNDTSSPYVFKSGNDRDAWRRLQQACTRHDAEQTYHRLLQWAAARWPHENITNLEQLQTQLQDPAVHSAFDELQAARFGAQQASWQGKTLWQALEEWAKNTAVEEKLNKTKETEPHLYKLAKPRQSKQKQPKEK; this is encoded by the coding sequence ATGGTGAGATACACAGTTAAATATTTATTAGGCTTTATCTTACTGTTGGCAACACTCGCTCAAGCGGCTGAAATTAACGTCAGCGCGGATCGAGACGAGTTATACGCCAGTGAAGCCTTTCAATTAATTTTTGAAGTTAAAGGTGCAGCCAGTGGCAAGCCTGACTTTTCACCACTCAAAAAATATTTTGATATTTTAGCGACTGGTCAATCCAGTAGTTTTCAATGGATTAACGGCGAAACCACCCAAACTAAAACGTACAATCTCACCGTTTTAGCCGGACGTACGGGCAGCATTACCGTACCTGCTATAACATTTGGTAATGATAAAAGTCCTAGCATTACATTAAACATTCAAGCGGGCGCTTCAAAAGCCGCACCCAATGCGGGCTTTGTTGATCCTAACAGTAATGCTCAAAGCAATAACGTCACCACTGCCAGTAATGTTTTTTTAGAAGCCAGCGTTGATAATAAAAATCCTTATGTGCAACAACAGGTGCTTTATACCTTGCGTGTATTTCGCGCCACTACTATCAACGGCCAACTGACAAATCCAATTGCCAATGACACCTTGGTGCAATATTTAGGCAATGACAAAGAATACGAACAATTACGCAACAACACGCGTTACTTAGTTACCGAGCGTCGTTTTGTTTTATTTCCACAAAGCACCGGCACGATTGAAATTCCACCCGTCACGTTAACGGGACAAATGGTTGCGGTGCGCCAACGTTCTGCTTATTTTGATCCTTTTGGCCAAAGCACCCAAGCCATTCGCTTAAGTAGCAATGCAATTAAATTAAATGTGCTAGCAGCACTTGCTAACCAAAATCCTTGGTTGCCCGCAGAAAAAATATCATTAGATGAACATTGGTCAATTGATCCACCGATTTTTAAAGTAGGCGAACCCATCACTCGCACTATCACGCTGAACGCGCGCGGTTTAATGGCCGCTCAATTACCGAGTTTAACCAGCGTGTTGTCTGACGATTTCAAAACGTATCCAGACCAAGCCAAACTTAATAATAAAAATCGTGACAATGGTGTCACCGGTACGCGCACTGAAAGTTTGGCCTTAGTACCATTAACAGCCGGCGAATTTACGTTACCTGCAATCAGCGTCACGTGGTGGAACAGCAGTAGTAAACAAACCGAAACTTCAACAATACCCGCACGCACTATTGTGGTAGCGGCCGCTGCTAATGCTATTAACAATGATGCAACTCCGATTGCAGCAACGCCTACACCGGTGAAAAATACTGATCAACGTTGGAAAATTGCTAGCATTGCTTTTGCGGTGTTATGGCTTGTCACGATCATTGGGTTTTACCGATTTTATTGGGCTCGTCGCAGTACCGCGCAACAAAATGACACGTCATCGCCCTACGTTTTTAAATCTGGTAATGATCGTGATGCGTGGCGTCGTTTACAACAAGCGTGTACTCGTCATGACGCGGAACAAACGTATCATCGTTTGTTGCAATGGGCAGCCGCACGTTGGCCGCATGAGAACATTACGAATTTGGAACAATTACAAACACAGCTTCAAGATCCAGCGGTGCATTCTGCTTTTGATGAATTACAAGCCGCACGTTTTGGTGCGCAACAAGCGTCATGGCAAGGTAAGACATTGTGGCAAGCATTAGAAGAATGGGCAAAAAACACAGCGGTCGAGGAAAAATTAAATAAAACCAAAGAAACCGAACCCCATTTATATAAATTAGCGAAGCCGCGCCAATCTAAACAAAAACAACCTAAAGAAAAATAG